From the genome of Vigna angularis cultivar LongXiaoDou No.4 chromosome 11, ASM1680809v1, whole genome shotgun sequence, one region includes:
- the LOC128194827 gene encoding uncharacterized protein LOC128194827, translated as MANLNPLQLSALNQIKLHLLGEFSPLPITSSSDVTKNNFSFLFEEPNPTSSQSNSICYQSSTSHSFETMDHFFSDFLDFPTTSMEHQFSRFELESKPQMRSPHSESTPSNIYLGFHISEHACPSVVAGAELEEGDGAGAGKKGLQAFNYGPQRSTFPARVVFQEETDEVG; from the coding sequence ATGGCAAACCTAAATCCTCTTCAACTTTCTGCTCTCAATCAAATAAAACTGCACCTTCTCGGAGAATTCTCTCCTCTTCCAATCACATCCTCTTCTGATGTCACCAAAAATAACTTCTCTTTTCTATTTGAGGAACCAAATCCCACCTCATCTCAATCAAACTCCATCTGTTACCAATCTTCAACTTCTCACTCATTTGAAACAATGGACCATTTTTTCTCTGACTTTCTCGACTTCCCAACTACTTCCATGGAACACCAGTTCTCTCGTTTCGAACTCGAGTCCAAACCCCAAATGAGATCACCACACTCCGAATCCACACCCTCAAACATCTACCTCGGATTTCACATTTCCGAACACGCATGTCCCAGCGTCGTGGCCGGGGCTGAATTGGAGGAGGGAGACGGTGCTGGAGCCGGGAAGAAGGGGTTGCAAGCCTTCAACTACGGGCCACAGAGATCTACGTTTCCTGCGAGGGTTGTGTTCCAAGAAGAGACCGATGAGGTGGGTTAA
- the LOC108334412 gene encoding cyanogenic beta-glucosidase, producing MAYTQAFLQFNALTSPLRVRPQWGVGTTKAKHIVCKAEKDDVEEGAATTLSHVSRRLALGTALIGGAAAAGGSKVSPADAADAQLSFQEPGAITTLPAIISEEYPASVIDALSLNRNSFPKGFIFGTASAAYQYEGAASEGGRKPSIWDVFTHKYPEKIRDRSNGDVAIDEYHRYKEDIKIMKDMNLDAYRLSISWSRIIPNGKVGENEEGVNQEGIAYYNRLIDHLIANGLKPYVTLFHWDLPQALEEEYGGFLSHNVVSDFRDYAGICFKYLGDRVKHWITLNEPWSYSNNGYAVGTFAPGRCSEWQDSTCLGGDSGTEPYIVTHNLLLAHAAAVDLYRKEFQEYQEGVIGITLISRWFEPYSETESDKDAAKRALDFMFGWYMEPLTSGKYPESMRFLVGNRLPEFSKKESKLLAESFDFIGINYYTTLCVADEPHVDPSKLSYTTDPHVRYSTERNGILIGQPTASDWLYVCPKGIKKLLLYTKEQYNDPVIYITENGRGNDVSQDKETLEESLIDIYRIDFYYRHLYYLLSAIRDGHVNVKGYFAWSLLDNFEWRDGYLIGFGLNYVDRQNQKRYPKLSANWFKSFLQKKLR from the exons ATGGCCTACACGCAAGCTTTCTTGCAGTTCAATGCCCTAACTTCTCCTCTTAGAGTTAGGCCACAGTGGGGAGTGGGGACCACCAAAGCAAAGCACATTGTGTGCAAGGCAGAGAAGGATGATGTGGAAGAGGGTGCAGCCACCACCCTTAGTCATGTCTCTCGCCGATTGGCCCTCGGCACTGCCCTCATCGGCGGTGCCGCTGCTGCTGGTGGCTCCAAGGTCTCACCTGCTGATGCTGCTGATGCACAACTCTCTTTCCAGGAACCTGGTG CAATTACCACATTACCAGCAATAATTTCCGAGGAATATCCTGCATCTGTTATCGATGCTCTTTCTCTCAATCGAAACAGTTTTCCCAAGGGCTTCATTTTCGGGACAGCATCCGCGGCCTACCAG TACGAAGGAGCGGCGTCTGAAGGTGGAAGAAAACCTAGTATATGGGATGTATTCACTCACAAGTATCCAG AGAAGATAAGGGATAGAAGTAATGGAGATGTAGCAATTGATGAATACCACCGTTACAAG GAAGATATTAAGATAATGAAGGATATGAATCTGGATGCATACAGATTATCCATCTCATGGTCTAGAATAATACCAA ATGGAAAGGTCGGTGAAAACGAGGAGGGTGTAAATCAAGAAGGAATCGCTTATTACAATCGCCTCATTGATCATCTCATAGCCAACG GTCTAAAACCATACGTGACACTTTTTCACTGGGATCTTCCCCAAGCTTTAGAAGAGGAGTATGGAGGTTTTTTATCCCATAATGTTGT gAGTGATTTTCGAGACTACGCAGGAATTTGTTTCAAATACTTGGGAGACAGGGTGAAACATTGGATTACCCTAAATGAACCATGGTCTTATAGTAATAATGGCTATGCAGTTGGAACCTTTGCACCAGGTCGATGCTCTGAATGGCAAGATTCAACTTGTCTCGGAGGTGATTCAGGAACAGAACCATATATAGTTACACATAATTTACTACTTGCTCATGCAGCTGCTGTAGATCTGTACAGGAAAGAGTTCCAG GAATATCAAGAAGGAGTGATAGGCATAACACTTATTTCTCGTTGGTTTGAGCCATATTCAGAAACTGAATCAGATAAAGATGCTGCTAAACGTGCACTTGACTTCATGTTTGGGTG GTACATGGAACCATTGACATCAGGAAAGTATCCAGAGAGCATGCGTTTTCTagttggtaatcgattaccagagttctcaaaaaaagaatcaaaacttCTTGCCGAATCATTTGATTTTATTGGAATAAACTATTACACCACTCTTTGCGTTGCGGATGAACCCCATGTTGATCCTTCTAAACTTAGTTATACTACAGATCCTCATGTCCGTTATTCAA CTGAACGCAATGGTATTCTCATAGGTCAACCG ACCGCTTCTGATTGGCTATATGTTTGTCCGAAAGGAATCAAAAAGTTGTTGCTCTATACCAAAGAACAGTACAACGATCCTGTGATTTATATAACTGAAAATG GAAGAGGCAATGACGTCAGTCAAGACAAGGAGACACTTGAGGAATCTCTTATAGATATTTATAGAATCGATTTTTATTATCGTCATCTGTATTATCTACTTTCAGCAATAAG GGACGGCCATGTAAATGTAAAAGGATATTTTGCGTGGTCACTTTTGGACAATTTTGAATGGAGAGATGGCTATTTAATAGGATTTGGACTGAATTATGTGGACAGACAAAATCAGAAGCGATATCCCAAACTTTCAGCAAACTGGTTTAAGAGTTTTCTTCAGAAAAAGTTGAGATAA
- the LOC108333173 gene encoding cyanogenic beta-glucosidase-like, with translation MNMACNHFILLLFFALPLTLQSITFAGPASMVDVSSLNRSSFPTDFIFGTASAAYQYEGAAKENGRGLSMWDVFTHKYPEKIKDKSNGDVAVDQYHRYKGDIHIMKNMNLDAYRFSISWSRILPKGKLSGGINHEGIDYYHNLIDHLLLNGIQPYVTLFHWDIPQALQEDYGGFLSPLIVNDFHDYAKLCFEEFGDKVKHWITLNEPWSFSRGGYALGSFAPGRCSQWLNPECTGGDSGTEPYVISHYQLLSHAAAVQVYKKKYQESQRGVIGITHVSHWFEPFSNTTSDKEAAQRALDFMYGWYMEPLTSGKYPESMRSLVGKRLPEFTKEEAKLLVGSFDFLGLNYYTTYYAADAPKTKPNYETDCKANLSSIRNGVPIGPSSGSSWLYVYPKGIRELLLYTKEKYNIPLIYITENGVSELDEPTVSLRKSLYDKHRVDYYYHHLYYINSAIRDGVNIKGYFAWSLLDNFEWNDGYAVRFGIHFVDYKNGLKRYEKLSAKWFKNFLKRS, from the exons ATGAACATGGCATGCAACCACTTTattctccttctcttcttcgCTCTTCCTCTCACATTACAATCAATTACTTTCGCTGGTCCTGCATCTATGGTTGATGTTTCTTCACTCAATCGAAGTAGTTTTCCGACAGACTTCATTTTTGGAACAGCATCAGCAGCATACCAG TACGAAGGTGCTGcaaaagaaaatggaagaggACTAAGTATGTGGGATGTATTCACCCACAAATATCCAG AGAAAATAAAGGATAAAAGTAATGGAGACGTAGCAGTTGATCAATATCATCGCTATAAG GGAGATATTCATATAATGAAGAATATGAATCTGGATGCTTACAGATTCTCCATCTCTTGGTCCAGAATCCTACCAA AAGGAAAGCTGAGTGGAGGTATAAATCACGAAGGAATCGATTATTACCACAACCTCATCGATCATTTGCTACTCAACG GTATACAACCATATGTGACACTTTTTCACTGGGATATTCCTCAAGCTTTACAAGAAGACTATGGTGGTTTCTTAAGTCCTCTCATTGT AAATGATTTTCATGACTATGCGAAACTTTGTTTCGAAGAATTTGGAGATAAGGTGAAACATTGGATTACTTTAAACGAGCCATGGTCTTTTAGTAGGGGTGGTTATGCACTTGGGAGCTTTGCACCAGGTCGATGTTCCCAATGGTTAAATCCAGAATGCACTGGTGGTGATTCAGGAACAGAACCTTATGTAATTTCACATTATCAACTACTTTCTCATGCAGCAGCTGTTCAAGTGTACAAGAAAAAGTATCAG GAATCTCAAAGGGGAGTGATAGGCATAACACATGTGTCTCATTGGTTTGAGCCATTTTCAAATACCACATCAGATAAAGAAGCTGCTCAACGAGCTCTTGACTTTATGTATGGATG gTACATGGAACCATTGACATCAGGAAAGTATCCAGAGAGCATGCGTTCCTTAGTTGGTAAAAGATTACCAGAATTCACTAAAGAAGAAGCAAAACTTCTTGTTGGttcatttgattttcttggATTAAACTATTACACCACTTACTATGCTGCCGATGCACCCAAGACCAAACCTAATTATGAAACAGATTGCAAGGCCAATCTTTCAT CTATTCGTAATGGCGTTCCAATAGGTCCATCG AGCGGTTCTAGTTGGTTATACGTGTATCCTAAAGGAATCAGAGAATTGTTGCTTTATACAAAAGAAAAGTACAACATTCCTTTGATTTACATAACTGAAAATG GTGTAAGTGAATTGGACGAACCGACAGTATCGTTAAGGAAATCCCTTTATGATAAACATAGAGTTGACTACTATTATCACCATCTCTATTATATAAATTCGGCAATTAG GGATGGCGTAAACATAAAAGGATATTTTGCATGGTCATTGTTGGACAACTTCGAATGGAATGATGGTTATGCAGTACGCTTTGGAATTCACTTTGTGGATTATAAGAATGGCTTAAAACGATATGAAAAACTCTCTGCAAAATGGTTTAAGAACTTTCTTAAAAGGTCTTAG